One window of Nitrospirota bacterium genomic DNA carries:
- a CDS encoding integration host factor subunit alpha has product MTKADIISEVFDKVGLPKQDAEELVEMILDLVKDTLKQGETVKLSGFGNFVVRKKNSRKGRNPKTGQEIEITPRKVVSFRPSMIFKEHVIESPAQTE; this is encoded by the coding sequence ATGACGAAAGCAGATATCATCTCAGAGGTTTTTGATAAGGTCGGCCTTCCCAAGCAGGATGCGGAAGAGCTTGTTGAGATGATTCTGGATTTGGTAAAAGATACGCTAAAACAGGGGGAAACGGTCAAACTTTCCGGGTTCGGGAACTTTGTGGTGCGCAAGAAGAACTCCCGCAAGGGACGCAACCCAAAAACCGGCCAGGAGATCGAGATTACCCCGAGGAAGGTCGTGAGCTTCAGGCCAAGCATGATCTTTAAAGAGCATGTCATTGAATCTCCAGCACAAACCGAGTAA
- a CDS encoding transglutaminase-like domain-containing protein translates to MSRLIKTTIILFWLIMLGLLIERTYLRPSTVIALDVITEEGVRTGDDWSGIYQQGRKIGFAHTRVTSEADTYHITEESQLDLLVLGSVQRVSTVINSYTTKNFLLKYFDFSMKSDTGTITVKGAVVGKKLLLDILTGGTTRTERIRLKDQPYLAPNIKPALVLLGLEPGRNYRFPVFNPATMNMDEAAISVEARERIKVGDAEQTVYKLKESFQGLEAYSWMTEEGETLKEESPLGYVLLRESMVEAKKLDKKGPAVDIISLVMIPSKPIEHSPQTRSLKARLTDAPLRGFTLDGDRQRLEGSIIDIRVPSTIEGYDLPYRGNDLADALRPTALIQSDDARIRDQAVKILEGERNAREAARKLNEWVYNAVRKKPVISIPSALDVLNSLVGDCNEHATLYAALARSAGIPTRLASGIVYLRDGFYYHAWAEVWLGQWVAVDPTFNQFPADATHIRFVTGDLDRQPDILKLVGKLKVEVLEYQ, encoded by the coding sequence ATGAGCAGACTGATCAAAACAACTATCATCCTTTTCTGGCTCATCATGCTCGGACTGCTTATCGAGCGGACCTATCTGCGCCCGTCGACCGTCATCGCGCTGGATGTCATCACCGAGGAAGGCGTCCGGACGGGAGACGACTGGTCCGGCATCTACCAGCAGGGCCGCAAGATCGGCTTTGCTCATACCCGGGTGACCAGTGAGGCGGACACGTACCACATTACCGAGGAATCGCAGCTCGATCTCCTGGTCCTCGGTTCGGTTCAGCGGGTCAGCACTGTCATTAACAGCTACACCACGAAGAACTTCCTGCTCAAGTACTTCGACTTCTCGATGAAATCGGACACCGGTACGATCACGGTCAAAGGAGCCGTGGTCGGTAAAAAACTGCTCCTGGACATCCTGACCGGAGGAACGACACGGACCGAACGCATCCGCCTGAAGGATCAGCCCTACCTCGCGCCGAACATCAAGCCTGCCCTGGTCCTCCTCGGCCTCGAACCCGGCAGGAACTACCGCTTCCCGGTCTTCAATCCCGCGACCATGAATATGGACGAGGCCGCGATCAGTGTCGAAGCCCGGGAGCGGATCAAGGTCGGGGATGCAGAGCAGACCGTGTACAAGCTCAAGGAAAGTTTCCAGGGTCTGGAGGCCTATTCGTGGATGACCGAAGAGGGGGAAACTCTCAAGGAGGAGAGCCCGCTGGGATATGTCCTCCTCCGGGAAAGCATGGTGGAGGCGAAGAAGCTCGACAAAAAAGGGCCGGCAGTTGACATCATTTCGCTCGTCATGATACCGTCGAAGCCCATCGAGCATTCCCCGCAGACGCGCTCACTGAAAGCAAGACTAACGGACGCGCCCCTGCGAGGCTTTACGCTCGATGGCGACCGGCAGCGATTGGAGGGGAGCATCATTGATATCCGTGTCCCTTCGACAATCGAGGGGTATGACCTGCCGTACCGGGGAAACGATCTCGCCGACGCCCTTCGGCCGACCGCCCTTATCCAGAGCGATGATGCGAGGATCAGGGACCAGGCAGTGAAGATCCTGGAAGGCGAGAGGAACGCCCGGGAAGCAGCCAGAAAATTGAACGAATGGGTCTACAACGCGGTACGAAAAAAGCCGGTGATCAGCATTCCGAGCGCGCTCGATGTGTTGAATTCGCTCGTCGGCGACTGCAACGAACACGCCACGCTCTATGCCGCCCTCGCGAGGTCTGCCGGCATCCCGACGCGGCTCGCCTCCGGGATCGTGTATCTGCGCGACGGGTTCTATTACCATGCCTGGGCCGAGGTATGGCTCGGACAATGGGTTGCCGTGGACCCGACGTTCAACCAGTTCCCTGCCGACGCTACCCATATCCGGTTCGTGACCGGCGATCTCGACCGGCAGCCGGATATTCTTAAGCTGGTGGGAAAACTGAAGGTGGAGGTTCTGGAATATCAATAA
- a CDS encoding ABC transporter ATP-binding protein, producing the protein MIKLINLTKQYGTLTAVNGIDLEVPEGQVFGFLGPNGAGKTTTIKMIAGLLQPTGGSALVGGYDVQRQPLKAKFITGFIPDRPFLYEKLTATEFLYFVSTLYDMKDPKPRIAELLDLFGLNEWADELVENFSHGMKQRLVMASALLHRPKVLVVDEPMVGLDPRGARLVKDIFKDLAATGVTVFMSTHTLEIVEQMCTRVAIINRGGIIAQGSVEDLARMASMPDSHLEPVFLRLTGGDEQIQR; encoded by the coding sequence ATGATCAAACTCATCAACCTAACCAAACAGTACGGAACGCTTACCGCCGTTAACGGCATAGACCTCGAAGTGCCCGAAGGCCAGGTGTTCGGCTTCCTGGGCCCGAACGGCGCCGGCAAGACCACAACCATCAAGATGATCGCCGGCCTGCTCCAGCCCACAGGCGGCAGCGCCCTCGTCGGCGGCTACGATGTCCAGCGGCAGCCCCTCAAGGCAAAGTTCATAACCGGCTTCATCCCGGACAGGCCTTTTCTCTACGAGAAGCTGACGGCTACGGAGTTCCTGTACTTCGTATCTACGCTGTATGATATGAAAGACCCCAAACCCCGGATCGCCGAGTTGCTCGATCTGTTCGGCTTGAACGAATGGGCCGATGAACTCGTTGAGAATTTCTCCCACGGCATGAAGCAGCGGCTCGTGATGGCCTCCGCCCTGCTCCATCGTCCGAAAGTACTGGTCGTGGACGAACCCATGGTCGGCCTGGATCCGCGCGGTGCCCGCCTCGTCAAGGACATCTTCAAGGACCTTGCGGCCACCGGCGTGACCGTGTTCATGTCCACGCACACCCTCGAGATCGTGGAGCAGATGTGCACGCGGGTCGCCATCATCAACAGGGGCGGGATCATCGCGCAGGGCAGCGTCGAGGACCTGGCCCGGATGGCAAGCATGCCCGACAGCCATCTGGAGCCGGTCTTCCTTCGATTGACCGGCGGAGACGAGCAGATCCAGCGTTAG